One window of the Pan troglodytes isolate AG18354 chromosome 12, NHGRI_mPanTro3-v2.0_pri, whole genome shotgun sequence genome contains the following:
- the PRR30 gene encoding proline-rich protein 30 yields the protein MLPQNKDQVLPQTSVLPGRPTWGFSQLVDSSPHNLQPLSPHQGLPPSQPPFSSTQSRRPSSPPPASPSPGFQFGSCDSNSDFAPHPYSPSLPSSPTFFHQNYLSLPRPRASSPSNHWLYPSPPLTPSFSPSQPQNSSLPHSPCQSPSHPEELHSSTLTSPGPSPPSHRLHSNRQTWRWHQYRDTGSGSPGVVERCVPSEKDPAQFKDPGALAQALVLQLGHRRIAHDLRLLLLQHLWLGRTGQAPVVEYPICLVCLRPRSPSCPLPRYRTGPRLLAFPQLLPCVQGQESGPLRIGIGFGLRLPQGQARALHLLPEKRPKEVGPQGKATQACGHQSPASQPPAAQARADPVPGTPSQTRSFRSAGLQSPNSPQCFSGPPPRAPKQVTTSLKPRPCPGPKRPVSLELILQKSSV from the coding sequence TGCCTCAAAACAAGGACCAGGTGCTGCCACAGACCTCAGTGCTCCCTGGGCGCCCCACTTGGGGCTTCTCACAACTTGTGGACTCCTCTCCTCACAACCTACAGCCTCTCTCTCCCCATCagggcctccctccctctcaaCCACCGTTCTCTTCCACTCAGTCCCGTcgtccctcctcccctccaccaGCATCCCCCTCTCCTGGCTTCCAATTCGGCTCTTGTGACTCAAATTCTGACTTTGCTCCACATCCctattctccctctctcccaagTTCCCCTACTTTCTTTCACCAGAACTACCTCTCTCTCCCCCGTCCACGTGCATCCTCTCCCTCCAACCACTGGCTGTACCCCTCTCCCCCTTTGaccccttccttttctccctcccagcctcagaactcctcccttccccactcACCTTGCCAGTCCCCTTCCCACCCCGAGGAACTGCATAGCTCCACACTCActtccccaggccccagcccaccTTCTCATAGGCTCCACTCTAACAGGCAGACATGGCGCTGGCATCAGTACAGGGACACCGGGTCCGGGTCCCCTGGAGTGGTGGAGAGATGCGTGCCAAGCGAGAAGGATCCTGCACAGTTCAAGGACCCAGGGGCCCTGGCCCAGGCCCTGGTGCTCCAGCTGGGGCACCGCCGCATCGCACACGACCTGCGGCTACTGCTTTTGCAGCACCTGTGGCTAGGCAGAACCGGCCAGGCCCCAGTCGTGGAGTATCCTATATGCCTGGTGTGCCTCCGGCCCCGCagcccctcctgccccctccccaggtACAGGACTGGACCCCGGCTGCTTGCTTTCCCTCAACTACTGCCCTGTGTGCAGGGCCAGGAATCTGGGCCACTCAGGATAGGCATCGGCTTCGGCCTCCGCCTGCCTCAGGGCCAGGCCAGGGCCTTGCATCTGCTGCCCGAGAAAAGGCCGAAGGAAGTAGGGCCTCAGGGCAAGGCTACTCAGGCCTGTGGGCATCAATCGCCAGCATCTCAGCCTCCAGCAGCTCAGGCCCGGGCCGACCCAGTCCCAGGCACACCCTCCCAGACCAGGAGCTTCAGGTCTGCAGGCCTTCAATCACCAAACTCCCCACAATGTTTCTCCGGGCCTCCACCTCGGGCACCAAAACAGGTCACTACCTCCCTGAAGCCCAGGCCTTGCCCTGGCCCAAAGAGGCCAGTTTCTCTGGAGCTCATTCTCCAAAAGTCATCAGTCTAG
- the PRR30 gene encoding proline-rich protein 30 isoform X1 — protein sequence MLPQNKDQADMALASVQGHRVRVPWSGGEMRAKREGSCTVQGPRGPGPGPGAPAGAPPHRTRPAATAFAAPVARQNRPGPSRGVSYMPGVPPAPQPLLPPPQVQDWTPAACFPSTTALCAGPGIWATQDRHRLRPPPASGPGQGLASAAREKAEGSRASGQGYSGLWASIASISASSSSGPGRPSPRHTLPDQELQVCRPSITKLPTMFLRASTSGTKTGHYLPEAQALPWPKEASFSGAHSPKVISLVPEPRRPPGTPPPNPTLPTRPQISGSPRDTLKGWLAGGQMCSPALNPGSPLWSLLSPG from the exons TGCCTCAAAACAAGGACCAG GCAGACATGGCGCTGGCATCAGTACAGGGACACCGGGTCCGGGTCCCCTGGAGTGGTGGAGAGATGCGTGCCAAGCGAGAAGGATCCTGCACAGTTCAAGGACCCAGGGGCCCTGGCCCAGGCCCTGGTGCTCCAGCTGGGGCACCGCCGCATCGCACACGACCTGCGGCTACTGCTTTTGCAGCACCTGTGGCTAGGCAGAACCGGCCAGGCCCCAGTCGTGGAGTATCCTATATGCCTGGTGTGCCTCCGGCCCCGCagcccctcctgccccctccccaggtACAGGACTGGACCCCGGCTGCTTGCTTTCCCTCAACTACTGCCCTGTGTGCAGGGCCAGGAATCTGGGCCACTCAGGATAGGCATCGGCTTCGGCCTCCGCCTGCCTCAGGGCCAGGCCAGGGCCTTGCATCTGCTGCCCGAGAAAAGGCCGAAGGAAGTAGGGCCTCAGGGCAAGGCTACTCAGGCCTGTGGGCATCAATCGCCAGCATCTCAGCCTCCAGCAGCTCAGGCCCGGGCCGACCCAGTCCCAGGCACACCCTCCCAGACCAGGAGCTTCAGGTCTGCAGGCCTTCAATCACCAAACTCCCCACAATGTTTCTCCGGGCCTCCACCTCGGGCACCAAAACAGGTCACTACCTCCCTGAAGCCCAGGCCTTGCCCTGGCCCAAAGAGGCCAGTTTCTCTGGAGCTCATTCTCCAAAAGTCATCAGTCTAGTTCCAGAGCCACGGAGGCCCCCTGGAACACCCCCTCCAAACCCAACCCTCCCAACCAGGCCCCAGATCTCGGGGAGTCCCCGAGACACCCTGAAGGGCTGGCTGGCCGGAGGTCAGATGTGTTCTCCTGCTCTGAACCCTGGGAGCCCCTTGTGGAGTCTGCTGTCTCCAGGCTGA
- the PRR30 gene encoding proline-rich protein 30 isoform X2, giving the protein MVDCKEADMALASVQGHRVRVPWSGGEMRAKREGSCTVQGPRGPGPGPGAPAGAPPHRTRPAATAFAAPVARQNRPGPSRGVSYMPGVPPAPQPLLPPPQVQDWTPAACFPSTTALCAGPGIWATQDRHRLRPPPASGPGQGLASAAREKAEGSRASGQGYSGLWASIASISASSSSGPGRPSPRHTLPDQELQVCRPSITKLPTMFLRASTSGTKTGHYLPEAQALPWPKEASFSGAHSPKVISLVPEPRRPPGTPPPNPTLPTRPQISGSPRDTLKGWLAGGQMCSPALNPGSPLWSLLSPG; this is encoded by the coding sequence GCAGACATGGCGCTGGCATCAGTACAGGGACACCGGGTCCGGGTCCCCTGGAGTGGTGGAGAGATGCGTGCCAAGCGAGAAGGATCCTGCACAGTTCAAGGACCCAGGGGCCCTGGCCCAGGCCCTGGTGCTCCAGCTGGGGCACCGCCGCATCGCACACGACCTGCGGCTACTGCTTTTGCAGCACCTGTGGCTAGGCAGAACCGGCCAGGCCCCAGTCGTGGAGTATCCTATATGCCTGGTGTGCCTCCGGCCCCGCagcccctcctgccccctccccaggtACAGGACTGGACCCCGGCTGCTTGCTTTCCCTCAACTACTGCCCTGTGTGCAGGGCCAGGAATCTGGGCCACTCAGGATAGGCATCGGCTTCGGCCTCCGCCTGCCTCAGGGCCAGGCCAGGGCCTTGCATCTGCTGCCCGAGAAAAGGCCGAAGGAAGTAGGGCCTCAGGGCAAGGCTACTCAGGCCTGTGGGCATCAATCGCCAGCATCTCAGCCTCCAGCAGCTCAGGCCCGGGCCGACCCAGTCCCAGGCACACCCTCCCAGACCAGGAGCTTCAGGTCTGCAGGCCTTCAATCACCAAACTCCCCACAATGTTTCTCCGGGCCTCCACCTCGGGCACCAAAACAGGTCACTACCTCCCTGAAGCCCAGGCCTTGCCCTGGCCCAAAGAGGCCAGTTTCTCTGGAGCTCATTCTCCAAAAGTCATCAGTCTAGTTCCAGAGCCACGGAGGCCCCCTGGAACACCCCCTCCAAACCCAACCCTCCCAACCAGGCCCCAGATCTCGGGGAGTCCCCGAGACACCCTGAAGGGCTGGCTGGCCGGAGGTCAGATGTGTTCTCCTGCTCTGAACCCTGGGAGCCCCTTGTGGAGTCTGCTGTCTCCAGGCTGA